AAGGAACGTTGTTCTCGCGAGCGTAACGGACCGCAGCGATCTTTCCCTCGGTACCACGGTCGCCAAAGCCACCGGGAACCAAGATGCCATGCAAACTCTTGAGCGTTTCCAAGCCTTCGGGAGTTTCCAGCGACTCCGCGTCGATGCGCTTGATGTTAACCGCGCAGTCGTTGGCGATGCCCGCGTGGGTAATCGACTCGTAGACCGACTTGTAGGCGTCCTGCAATTCGATGTACTTTCCGACCACCCCGATGGTGACGCGCTTGGAAGGCGACTTGATACGGCGCACGATATCGGTCCATATGCTTTCCTTAGGCTGCGGAGCGTCGAGCTTGAGGAAGTCCACAACCAAATCGTCGAGATGCTCGCGACGGAGCATTACAGGAAGTTCATAGATCGAATCGTCCACGTCGATCTCCTCGATAACGGCCTTTACCGGCACGTTGCAGAAAAGGCTCATCTTTTCCCGAAGCTCTCCATCTATCGGATGTTCGGTACGGCAAACCAGGATATCCGGCTGGATACCGATCTCACGCATCTTGGCCACGCTCTGCTGCGTCGGCTTGGTCTTGAGCTCGCCTGCAGCCGCCAGGAACGGCAAGAGCGTGCAGTGGATGAAGAGAACGTTGTCGCGACCCGCCTCCAAAGCGAACTGGCGCATGGCTTCCAAGAACGGCAAGCCTTCAATATCGCCAACGGTGCCACCGATTTCCGTGATGAGAATGTCCACGTCCTCGCTGGCCGCTTGGATGCGAGCCTTGATCTCGTTGGTCACGTGCGGGATGACCTGGACCGTCTTTCCTAGATACTCACCCCGACGCTCCTTTTGGATGACGGACTCGTAGA
The Pelagicoccus enzymogenes DNA segment above includes these coding regions:
- a CDS encoding CTP synthase, producing the protein MAAKVENSKAKKYIFVTGGVVSSLGKGLTAASLGALLEERGCTVRIQKFDPYLNVDPGTMNPFQHGEVYVLDDGAETDLDLGHYERFTSGKLSQFNNLTSGQIYESVIQKERRGEYLGKTVQVIPHVTNEIKARIQAASEDVDILITEIGGTVGDIEGLPFLEAMRQFALEAGRDNVLFIHCTLLPFLAAAGELKTKPTQQSVAKMREIGIQPDILVCRTEHPIDGELREKMSLFCNVPVKAVIEEIDVDDSIYELPVMLRREHLDDLVVDFLKLDAPQPKESIWTDIVRRIKSPSKRVTIGVVGKYIELQDAYKSVYESITHAGIANDCAVNIKRIDAESLETPEGLETLKSLHGILVPGGFGDRGTEGKIAAVRYARENNVPYFGLCLGLQIAVIEYARNVLGLKSANSLEFDEKTEHPVITLMEEQKQVVDKGGSMRLGSYECKVKKGTHAFAAYGQEIIRERHRHRYEVNNAFVEDLEKAGLVVSGVNPKRNLVEMVELKEHPWFLAVQSHPEFLSKPNKAHPLFQAFVEAAINRHENR